The following is a genomic window from Niabella soli DSM 19437.
GCCGGCAGAGCTAAGTTGTGCGCTAAAAAACGACCCCCTGTATTTCAATGGCTCATTGCTCCCTGCCCGTATACCTACTCCATTTTTCAATAACCTGCTCCATATCCTGGGGCAGGGGACTTTCAAACAGTATTTCCTGTTCCGTATCCGGATGTATAAACCCCAGCGTTTTGGCGTGCAATGCCTGTCTCGGGCACAGGGCGAAGCAGTTCTCCACAAATTGTTTGTATTTGGTGTAAACGGTGCCCTTTACAATTTTGTCGCCGCCATAAAAATCATCATTAAAAAGCGGGTGGCCTATATATTTCATATGCACCCGTATCTGGTGGGTACGACCTGTTTCTAAGATACACTGCACCAGGGTTACATAGCCAAAGCGCTCCAACACTTTATAATGGGTAATAGCCTCCTTACCGTGCTCCCCCTCAGGATAGGCCTCAAATAATTTGCGGAAACGCTGGTGCCGCCCCACATGGGCAATAATGGTTCCTTCATCAGCCTCCATATCGCCCCAAACGAGGGCAATGTATTTCCGGCTTACGGTGTGGTCAAAAAATTGCTTCGCCAGGAAACGCATAGCGTGTTCCGTTTTGGCAAGCACCAGTAAGCCGCTGGTATTTTTATCGATGCGATGCACCAGGCCAAAACGGGGTAGGGTTGTTTCAGTAATAGCTGCGTTCTCCTGCTGCAGGTGATAGGCTACGCCGTTTAAAAGCGTGCCGTCGTAGTTGCCCGAACCTGGATGCACCACCATACCCGGCGTTTTATTAATGATCATAACGGCATCATCCTCGTATTCGATATTCAGGGGTATATTTTGCGGAACGATATCGCTTTCATCCGGCGCAGTGTCTGTGTACACCACAATTTCCTGTGCGCCCTTTAACTTGTAATTGGGTTTTATTTCTTTGCCATCAACCAATACCATTTTATTATGGATGGCCTGCTGGATCTTGTTGCGGGTGGCCCCCTCAATCCGGTTCATCAGGTATTTGTCGATCCGGAAAGGCTCCTGTCCCTTATCCGTTTTGTATATAAACTTCTGGTACAGGGCATCGTTGCTTTCCGTTCCTTCCGTAAAATCCCCGGGTTCTTCCGCGCTGTTTATTAACATTGATTGATCCATTGATTCCGGCAAAGGTACTGCATCTGTCGTATCTTGTATTAAAAGACGAGCGCGTGAATTTGAAAGCTGCCATAAATCCTCCAGAGACGGACACAGTTCCATCGTTCTGCGTAGCAGCATGATTTAGGATACAATGAAAATGATCCACATAGATCAGCGGCCAAAAAGTCTCCCGGAGATTGCGCAGACTTCCGCAGAAGAAGGAAGTGTAATCCGCGCCGCGCCATCGG
Proteins encoded in this region:
- a CDS encoding RluA family pseudouridine synthase is translated as MLINSAEEPGDFTEGTESNDALYQKFIYKTDKGQEPFRIDKYLMNRIEGATRNKIQQAIHNKMVLVDGKEIKPNYKLKGAQEIVVYTDTAPDESDIVPQNIPLNIEYEDDAVMIINKTPGMVVHPGSGNYDGTLLNGVAYHLQQENAAITETTLPRFGLVHRIDKNTSGLLVLAKTEHAMRFLAKQFFDHTVSRKYIALVWGDMEADEGTIIAHVGRHQRFRKLFEAYPEGEHGKEAITHYKVLERFGYVTLVQCILETGRTHQIRVHMKYIGHPLFNDDFYGGDKIVKGTVYTKYKQFVENCFALCPRQALHAKTLGFIHPDTEQEILFESPLPQDMEQVIEKWSRYTGREQ